The following nucleotide sequence is from Spirochaetota bacterium.
CTCAAAGATTACAAGGAATCGCCCGATACCGCCCTGGAACAGTTTCTCCGCCACTTCATGGCCGGCGGCCTGCAGTATCCGAACCTTGTGAAGATCCATTTCTATGAAGCCTTCGTGAACAACAACTACAAGACCTTATCTGCAAAGGGCGTGAGCGCTTTCCTGGATAAGTTCGAGACGACCGTTAGTTCCTGCATGGACAAGAAAAAAGGGAACCAGTGCAAGATCGAGATGACCCAGTTCTGGTCAGCGGTCTTTTTCCCCATCGTGTTTCCCGGCCTCTTCCGCGACTACACGGGCGTTGACTTCAAGGACCAGGCCTGGCTGGAAATGTATATCAGAAGGCTGGTTAAGATGTATTTTTAGGATATCTCCTGATTGATCATCCATATCAATACTCTAGTCTTTTTACTTTTATCTATTTGTCATTCCAGACCCTGATTGCCGCGGTGAGAAAATCCCGGAAATTATACATTTTAATTGAGTTTTCTCCTCAACCCGAAATGCCGGGTTTCGTCGAAATGATAGTTATCTTGCTGATCTCTTATAGGCTTCTCTCTGTTTTTCTATAAGATAAATACATTTTTTCTTATTTTTTTCACTTCAGCACTTGACGTTTAAACACCTGTTTAATATATTAAAACTATAGTTTTAAACATTTGTTTTAAACTATAGTTTATGCTGATCAATGCCTGGCCCGGAAAGAATTATAATATGTGGAATCCGGTGCTTCAATAAGCAGGGTCACGGCACGATGTAAAATGGAAGAGGTGATCAAATGATACGCGGTATAGCTCTGGCTCTGATGCTGGTTTCGGGGATTTGCATCCCCGCTGCCGCCATGGCCCAACAGAATGAAGGTGATGACAAGAAGAAGAAAAAAGTCGCGGCCCTGAAGGAGCCGGAAAAAAAGAAAAACACCGAGCCCCAGGGCGTGGTCGGAAAGG
It contains:
- a CDS encoding TetR/AcrR family transcriptional regulator, which codes for MGAGKKEDDITMRDRIIRATIECIEKHGLHDLTVRRIAREAGVNVAAINYYFGSKEKLVDEVFQKTIYTGFDENIDDFLKDYKESPDTALEQFLRHFMAGGLQYPNLVKIHFYEAFVNNNYKTLSAKGVSAFLDKFETTVSSCMDKKKGNQCKIEMTQFWSAVFFPIVFPGLFRDYTGVDFKDQAWLEMYIRRLVKMYF